The Oxyura jamaicensis isolate SHBP4307 breed ruddy duck chromosome 3 unlocalized genomic scaffold, BPBGC_Ojam_1.0 oxy3_random_OJ106570, whole genome shotgun sequence genomic sequence TGGGCAGGCCCAAATCCCATTTTCCACCCAAACAGCACCTGCATCTCGGTGCCATTTCCTAAAGAGTTTGCGGGGCCATCTCCTTAGTGCAGAGCTGGCACCAGTGCAGGAAGATGCCAAAGGAGAAGGAGCGAGCCAGCATGCTGGCGCTTGGCCGGCTCCAGCATTCAGTGCAAATTAATAGCAGACCAACTGTAGGGAGGCACAATTTTgtcctattttattttgtttctaataacTTCCAGCTGGAGATTTGTAAATGAACAGGCTCCTCACAAAATCCTGAAATGAATCACTTGACAGTGGACCCTTTCTCTCAGCCGGGCGTTCAGCACTTGCTTCACAGCACCTCTGTCGGATGCATGCTGCAGAGGGAGCACGTTGGGTATCACCAAGGTGCTGACGGACCCGACTCCACCGGCAGCTCCCACCCGACCCCATCGTGGTGGAGTAGGTGTTTGCACCATGCCGCACGGCTCACTGGCCCCTCACTGAGCTATTGCAATTGCTGCAGCCGGAGCGCTCAGACTTCTGCCAACTGTGATGGCCCATGCGGCAGGGGGCTGACCCAGCAGGGTATCCAAAGGGgcactgctgcttctcccctgtGTTTCTCATGTGAGCCGTGTGGGTGACCCTGGCCAGCCCTGTCCTCAGgccccccagccctctcccatCTGAAATGGCATTCAGGCGGGGGCACAGGGACCTGCCCTGTCAGCCCTCGCTGCTCCCTGGCTCCCTGGCTTGCTTCATTGTTCCACCGAAGGCTCCCGGTGCTGGAATTTCCTTTAAAGGTGCAGAACaatatcaggaaaaacagattttttttttttttttttttttttttttttttttttttcctaaaaagccAATGGAGGCCCGCTCTGGTCCCTGGAATAAAATAACATCCTCTGCCAGgggctccctgcccctgctctgggGCACAACAGTGCAACTTtctctctgctcccagcaccgcTGACCCTATCTCACCAATGCACCAGCAGCCCTGTGGGGCTCACTTTGTGGCACCCCGGCCATTCTGGGCAAGTTTTCAAGCCTTTTCCTCCCATTCCCCAATATTTGGCATAAGGATGGACCCCATCCAAAGCAAGTCTCAACTGCCGAACAGTGTGATGGAATGATTGGAGCCAAGCTGTCCCCACCACTAATGGTGATGCTCAGagtttttgctgcttcttccatCACGTCCCGATCTCTAGCTGATTTGCAGCTGTTAAATTTTTGGTCACCTACATGACTGAATATAACCCCTCAAAACCATTAAAGACTTTCAGCATCTGCTGTTGGCCCACATTTTAGTGTTTGTGGTTTAAATGACCTGTTCCTGACTGCCACCCAGCTGTCCCGCTATCCCACACTTCCGCATGCCAGTGGTTTTGCTTGGCACCACCAAGCAAAGGTGTTCAGCACCTCTGGCATCATCAGCAGTggctttcctctcctctgcGGCCTGAGGAGAAAACCAGTCTGGAGGCTGATGTCTCCAAAAGGACAGGGGCTGCACCTCTGCCTGGCTCTGCAAAACACTCCCAGCAGCACTACCTTGCTCAGCTTGAGctaaagtaaatatatataaagggaAGTCGTAAATGCTGATGAGGACGCAAAGGAATGAGGATTTGCAGATATGGTAGGAAAGTTGTAATATAATGATGTTTTGAAGAACAAAGAAGTCCAGAGTGATTTTCATGCTGACTATTTAATACACCCACCCTTTGCTGAAACCAGAGAGAATCTGTGATAAAGATAAGTTTTCATAGCTTTTAACTATGAACCCTGGGGaaaatccatgaaaaatatacaatatGTGAAATTTGAAAACCTAATGAACTGCATTTTGGCTTGATGGCTTTGCAGTTGGAAGGAAGAGCACTGGCAGCCTCTGGGGTGGGAGAAGGAAAACCAGAGAGCGGCCCAGGTTTGGTGCTTCGAGCAAACCTGGCCATGCAGCCAGCAGAACTCCCAAGTGAATCTACATCCAAGcccctccaaaataaaaattgcaatttGTATATGGGGAACACTGGGAGCAATGTTCCCTGGCAAAGGGGGCAGGCCGGGCTCCGAGGCAGGGACATCTGCCAGGATAAAGCCTTCCCTTCTGTGCTCAAGATAAACCTCCGACGTGTGTCCGCAGGCCGATTTCCGGAGAtaacccaggaaaaaaaaaaaaagaaaaaaaaaaaaagaaagggaaaaaaaggacattattttcttgctgctgaGAGTTAGGCCCTTCCAGCCAGCAGCGAGCTCAGCACGATGCTATCAGCgcctccccagccctccaccCACCGCAAACAAAGGCAGGATGTGCCATCTGTcatcccacagccctgggcCGGGGGACCCTCCTGGGCGCTCCCCACTCTCCACCACCCCAAGCAGTTCCGATAgcatctcccagccctgcaaTCTGCCAGGGAGATGTCAGTCCAGGGAGAGGCTCCTTGTGCTGGGAGGATGAAAGCGCTCTTTGATGCTGCCCAAACAATTCATCAAGGGCTGGGCTGGCTTCCCCACAAGTGTgtcctggtggcagcaggactCCACGGGACACCCTAGTgctgggcgctgctggctcctgctcccctccctctcctcgCCCCTATTTTCgcagccagcctgcagccagaTGGGGCTGCTGCATCCACAAACCCTGAGCCGATGCTGCCAGCCAGTACTGGCAGCTGGTGCAGGTGGatgtaaaaacaacttttatacCAttctatatattatatttaataggTGTGTGAAGTggcacagtgctgcagcagctgcagggacaaTAGCTCAGcttttgcttctgctgtgcCCAAACCAAGGTCACCAGCACATTACCGAGTGCTCTGCTTTGCAGTCTGTGCCCCGCTGCTGGTCACGGGGGAGCGTGTGTTTGCcccaaaacagtgaaaaatgcaaaatgttggCTTTGGTCTGAATTACAAAGGAGGAGGCAGGATGGAGGCCCAGCCAGAGGCACAGTGTGTGGAGTGGAGCGGGAGCCGCAGCCCTGCACACACTGCTCTCGCTGCCCGTAAAGTTCATTGCACCGCCCGAAGGTGTGGTGCTCTCTGCTGAtccttgttttcagaaacaaaggatATGTGCGCTCTGCCAGGAAATCCTAAACCCTGGAGAAATGGTTTACATCTCCATGAACTCTATTGTCACTTTTATGTTAAATgcgttttttgttgttgttgttgttgttgtttttggtttgtttgtttgtttgtttacaatgGCGATTTGTAGAAAtagctgtgtgctgcaggagaATAGAATAATGAGTGATAACATCCTATCctctggcagcagagcttgACAGAGGTTTTCAGTGAGCATTTTTGGAGTGTGACAACCAAACGGCCTTCAGGACAGAGCCTGatgcaaacttatttttttcattgcttttactTTGTTAGAGGGAAGCatgggcaaaataaaataaaataaaataaaataaaataaaataaatcaaggaaATGCATCACTGCAAGATTTCCCTAATAAACCACCCTGGTTTTCCCATTTCTGACAGCCTTTGGTTCAGAAGTGCCAAAGCTGGAACCTCAGTCCTcgctgtttgcttttttccctgaaaatgagGCACAAAACATGGGAGACATCCAAACACTGCACGGCACCGCACGTGCCAAACACCACTCCTGGTGGCTGCTTCCCCTTTCTGAGGCTAATGCTTCGGCAGGAGGCAACACTCAGCCACGGAGGGTCCAGGTTCCAGGAGCAGCGAAATCCgcattcctgctgctgccaccccaaAAGCCAACTCTAAATCCCAAAGGCCTCGGAGGAGTTTAGAGAGAGGGTGGAATAAAGACGTACCTGGCTTTATGGAGTGCTTCTATACAGGATTAGCAACATGCTTTTAATTTAGCAAATTGCAAGGGGgagctttcatttgaaaataatactgCTTGCAATGCCAGGTTTCAAGTGCCTCAGCAGGGATAGGGCCTTCCCCCTGCCTTCAAATGGCAGCAgatggagcccccagcacagctgccttgaggctggggaaaaaacaggggttttctgctgctgcccatTGCTTCAAGCCCTGAGCCTCTCAAGGCAGCCATGCACACTCCCACGTCTTTGAGCAGGCACCAGTGGAGGGCTTTAGGAGCCTCCACCTCTGAAGCTGCACTGTTGTGCAGTCAGGAGGCTAGAGCTTATGTCTGAATGTCATAGGTTTCCACTGGCTTTCTGCCAGCTCTTTTGGAAAACAATaattgaagaaaacacagatttgCCCGGGGGAAAGGGTGGGATATGCAGTGCTATGGCTGCTCCCACAAGAAACTGGAAGCAGCAAAAAACAACCTCCCTATAATAagatttaacatattttaaatctcttttccttctgtgcttgACTATTCTGCTCCAGAGGTAATGACATTACctgattttgtgatttatttattttttataattgaaATTGTAGCTCTGTCCACAGATCGGCTTGCATGGACCCGGCTGGTGATGGCTCGTGCCTCCCAAGGCAGCGTGTTAGAGCAATTCAGAAAAAATCCTGGCTGGCCCACACTGTAGCAAACCTATGTGCAGAAACCTGCCTTTGTGCTCCACTGGGCAGCCTTGGCCATCCCTCTTCCCAGGGATTCTACCTCAAGTTCCTGCTAACTTGTGAATTATTATATTAACATAACTTCATGATACATGTGCAATATGGTGatcattatattattattacttatgaAGCCGGCTGTTGCAGGCAGGTACAAAGCGACTTCCAGCCAAACCTCAGCAGCCCATATTCACCCTTCAGCAagttttctccttccctgcagccccccctcACACCCCCGGCTCAGGGCGAGCTGTCCTTAGCCGCTGCTTTGTCAGGGCGAGCCATCTGTGCTGCCTCTTCCCCAGCACGAGCCCcaccacagccccacagccgtCTGCTCTGCTCCAACTCTGCTTCATCTGTCCCGGCCGGAGCTCCACAGCTCGCTATGTGCAGGTTTTTGGCTTCTGCCTAAGTGAAACCAGAGGGAAACATGTTTAAAGGCTGCAAAGCAAAGGAGCTTGGGTTTTATGTTCAAGCTAGAAAGGCTAAGAATTGAGAAAATGTGTGTTTGGCAATGTCACTTTTATATTAATTCAGATCTTATTGCAGGGATTAGCCTATTTTTAGCAAAGAAACCAGCTACTGGATGCTGacaaagcagctgctgtttgcagtCGGGACACAGAGTCCCGGTGCTCGCAGCCTGCGGGCCGGACACCGCCTTccgagctgcagcagggcactgcACCCCTGGGGGGATTTGGGCAATGCACGGCACAGGCTGGACATGGGCAGAGGCTCCCCCAGGCCCAGGCACCCAGCAAGCACCCTTGGCTGCTCGTTAGTCACAGGAGAGTGGTCCAGCAACAGAACCAAGGGGCCTGGGGTTAGATGAGAACCAAATGAATCTGCTGTCGGCAGGCCAGCTCCAGGCCCTGCCAGACAACATGAGTGCCGTCTGGATGTTTGtgcttctgcagaaggaaaaggctCTGCATGTTCCAATCTTACATCTGTTCTACAGTGGGAAGAGATGGAAGCATTGCTTCTAGTCCATGGGGGAGCCCTGCATTCCCCCCAGGATCGCAGTGCTGGGCGCTGCTGCAGGCATCCTCCCGCTGTCGGCTGCCGACGGTTCCTTGCCCCAGCTCAAGCACCTTGCCGGGGTTTTTGCTTCGGAGGCAGAGGCACATGGAGagtgtgtactgggtctggctgggatgttaactttccctgcagcagcccatacagtgctgcgctctgcacttgtagctagaacagcagtggtatcacaccggtgttgtgtctgctgctgagaagtgctggcacagcatcaggactctctctgaccctcctagggggtgggcaaaaagtgagaaagaaacatcagcagggcagctgacctaaaccaaccagagggatattccataccatatgatgtcacactcagcaataaaaggtggaaaaaggaagaagaggggaggggtgggctctcattgcgaaaacgtctgtcctcctcccgaacaccggctacgtgcgttgaggccctgcttcaaggacatggtcaagcatcgctcatttgtgggaagtagcgagtaatttctttcccctgcacttccacatagcctttacttgttttgtttagttattccctttcccccttcctcttcccctttccctttttttccctttagttgaattgtttaactaataataatatttccttaattttatatatatatatatttttttccctctttaattaaatcatccttatctcaacccgtgagttgttctttcctttacttcttcccctcctcatctgaggagggggagtgagagagcggttgtggtgttcaactgcctagcacggtaaaaccaccacagagtGGCAGTGAGGAGTGAGACCGTGAGCCCAGCCCAGGGGTACCTATGTGCTAAACACGGATGTCCCTACATGCTAAAGGAATGACCCTACATGTTTAAAGGGATGCTTGATCCAGGGGCACCTGGAATCCTTCCACCACCAGCCATTACCCAGCTGGaaatgaaactggaaagaaaatctgattaGAAACCAGCCGTAAGCTGGTAATAATGAAGTAATCAGCCACGGCGACCGTTAACTGAAGGAAATGATACATGCCTTATCATGAGGAGCGTCTGCATCAACAGTGAGGCATGGAAATTGGCCTAATTTGAGGCAAGCACATGTTGTTGGCCGTGTGGATGTTCCTACTGGGTGCAGCTGTGCGCTTCATGGCAAGAGGCAGCACCTCCAGGCCCGCTGCAAGCTCTGCCAGCTACGTGGCTGGGAACCCTCCCTGCAGCACGGGGCAATAGCTGGGGGCTGCTCTAAAACACGTGCCAGGcattttcagtttggaatatTTCACCTGTTCCACTTTGAAACCACATTCCCTGTTTTGTAGGAAAGattaccaataaataaataaataaataaataaataaaacacaaagacttcctaaaaggaaaggaaacaaggcCTGTTCTAGCTAGCACTGCCTTTCACTGGGTTCTCCTGTGGGCCAGAGAAGAGCAAGACTCGTTCTCTTTGGGCCAGCCCGAAAGGATTACTTtactttgctttatttgtttgcCTTGGCTGCTCCTTCGATGGATGGGTCTGGCCGAGCTCGCAGAGGTAGCCAGGCCCTGCAACAACGCACTGCTGTTCTGTGGTGGTTTGTGACACAGAGGGGTGCTGcggctgcagggcaggatgtGCCCTGCAAGCATCGCAGGAGACCTGCACCCCACGGGTGGCAAAGCATCCCAGTGCCACCGCCAATGGGGACAACAATGTACTGCTTGCTCCCTCCTCGCCTGTGACAGCGGGTCAGGTGTTCGGGCCAGACTTGGCTGTTTTTACCTCTTTTGGCTGTATTTCAAGGTGGAATTTTCGTTGCAGCCACTAAAAAGAAGGCACAGACTGCCTTTTGTTGGGTGACCTTGCAGAGCAGAGGGCTTTACAAATATTTAGCTAGCGGTGATTGTACACTGCCTTTGGAGGGGAAAATGCCAGTGCAAACACGTGCGGCCAGTGTTCTGCAGCGTTTGCCCCCAGCATCAGGCATGCCCAGAAAAGTGCATGGCTTTGCTCTTACAGGGCTTTAAGTCAGTGGGTTGCAAACTCAGCTGGGTGAATGCTCAGCATCCAAACAATTGTCCCCATGTGCAAACTGGGGGTGTCTGCCTTTCCCACCCACGTCAGCATGCGATCTCCCCTTTATTTCCATGCTCCCTGGGCACAGCTGCGTGCAGCCCAGCTGGGAAATAGGCTTGGAGCTGGTGTCCCTACTGCAGAGAGACTTCGGATCCGTGCTCCCTGCTGGGACTCCATGCCTCAGGGGATGTCACCACTGCTGATGGCTGCAGTGAAGCTCCTGGGGAGAGCATGGGTGTTTGACAGCTTTTATTACTGCAGGCTGTGGGCTTtgagctggggctgtttttttccctatcaaAATACCTCTTCATGCTACCTTGGGGGAAATGGGGTGcgctttattttaaaaatgaacaatcCCTGCAGCAGTTTTGCTCTTCCCCACCCAAACCTTTTCCACAGAAGGACTGGTACCAGCAGCCTGATATGAGCAAAAGTCCTGCTCGCTGCTAAGGAGCTTCCTCCGTTACAGTAAAGAGCATTTAAAAGTTTCCTGTTCCTTCTGGGAGGTGGAGGTGCTCGATGCAACCCGCAGGCGGTTTCATTGTTTTATTACACACTTTCCGGTCTCCGTCTGCAACAGGAACCCCTGGAGCACCATGTCCCCCCCCAGGCCTCTGCgtgcagccaggcagcccctgTGTGGGCACAGGGAACCCGCCACCAGtccccctcctccagcacccctTGCTGCACAGCTTGCAGCTGTgggcaccagcccctgctgtgCTTCTCCACCTCCATGAAATTTAAGCCAGGATGTCCTCACCAAAATTTTTGCCAGCTGCACAATTAACTATGGTCATATATTTAAGCACCAAGAAGAAACATGCACCTGTGTTCCCATGCATGTTGAGCCTGTTCTCAGTAATACAATATCTGCATCTATCAATATCCCTTTCCCTGTGGCCAAAACCCCTTCCACACACAAATGTGCTCACTCACTCAGCTGTCTGTCAGCTTTCCGCTCCATCCCAGCTTCCCAGAACCTCCCACAGGAGGTTGCCCGATGCAGGGACCCGGGAGCACGAAATGCGGgcaagtgagaagaaaaaatcctttgctCCAGCGATGGCCCAGTGCAGGAGTGAGTGACAGCGTGTGGGTTAGCTTTGTTCAGATAAATCAGAAAGTCACAGGGACACACAcgctgcagggctctgtgctgcttttgggggctgcctccctccctgtccTACAGCTCACCCTCCAAGGAGGACAGCCCCTGCGGGTGGTGGCCACAAGAAGCACTGATGCTTTGCCAGGTTCCAGTGGGagtacttttattaaaaataataataataaataaaataaaataaataaaataaaataaaataaaataaaataaaataaaataaaataaaataaaataaaataaaataaaatatgatttttaccCAAAGCTGGGGAGAAAACACCTTGTGTATCACACTGAGCGCTCAGCCTGGCTGGGACAGGTTTTGAAGCCCTCAGAGCCCCTTTTATTCGCAGCCCCCTTTCGCCCTTTGCACCATGAATTCCATCCAGGCTCTGATTTCAGATGAGGCTTTGGGTGCGTCACCGCTCTCTGCACCCTCCTCCACCAGCTCTTTGCCCGAGGCCAGCTTTGGGGGCACGGAcctgggcaggagctgtggcagcCACCACACAGGGATGCGTGGCAGGATGAGGGATGCGCAGCAGGATGCGGGAGCGAGCGCGGGGTGCGCGCTGCCTCCCTCCCGTCGCCAGGGCAACCAGGCTCCATCGCCtcccacccgtgggggacccccgcagcccccgctcGGTGCAGGGGGCGCGAGGCCCTCCCTGCCGCGGTGTTGGACTGCAGCATCCCCGCCTCCGCAGCAGGCTGGGGACGGCGGCAGGCAGGAGCGCAATTCCCTCGGCCACAGCCGGAGCAAGAGGAACGCCACGAACctgaaagagaagggagaagggtATGTCggctgctttgttttggattGGCAAGTGGAGAGCATCAACCAGAAATtggcttttatatatatacgtatttatttattcatatggAAAAGCTTATTTACATGGCACATTTGATGCGGCGAGTGAGACTTGCCTGCATTCAAAACCGGAGAGCGTGGTCTGTCTTTCACTTTAAAAGGTTCGGATTCTGACGGTCATCTGACCCAGGTCAAGCAGGACTTTACCTCgccagcagcccctggagcTCCTCACCGGTGCAGCTCACAGCGCCCGCCGCTGCCCCTCagcaggggcctgggggggTCTTTCAATCCCTGGAGGATTGAGAGGTAAAATATCTCCAGATTGCTTTTGCGTTCTGCTTGCttcccccggggggggggttaaTGAAACCATTAGGATCTGTACAGACAGGTTCCTTAAGGCGGAGGGTGGCATTGATTCCCAGGCAATGCTGCCAaggtgccctgtgctgcagccgCTCCCTCCCCACAGCTCCTGAGTGCACCAGTGGACCCCTGGCCCGGGGTACAACACTGCTGCCCCGAAGAGCatgcagggaggggacagacaGGCTGGGGGGGCACAGGAGCCCTCGGCCATGATCTGAGGGGTTGGCAGGGGAGCGAGCCCTGCATCCACTGCACGCTGCAGCTCCCGTCCCCTTCTCTCTGCCCCACACCCTGCCTGCAGGCTGGCACCCATCCCGctggtgtcccccccccccatgggcCACCCCCCAGCATGAGTGTCGACGCTGAGCAGCTTCCCCTCTGGGACGCCTCTGAGGTGCCCCCCAACACCAGCACGGCCTCGGCAGAGGCTGGCCGGCTGCAGGGGCCGTCGGCATGGGGCGGCAGGGCAGGCGAGATCGCCGGCATGGTGGTGATCCAATGCATCTATGCCCTGGtgtgcctgctggggctgctgggcaaCTCGCTGGTGATCTTCGTCATCCTGCGCTATGCCAAGATGAAGACGGCTACCAACATCTACCTGCTCAACCTGGCCATTGCTGACGAGCTCTTCATGCTCAGCATCCCCTTCGTGGCCACCTCAGCCGCCCTGCACCACTGGCCCTTCGGCCGGGCGCTGTGCCGCACTGTGCTGGGTGTGGACGGGCTCAACATGTTCACCAGTGTCTTCTGCCTGACGGTGCTCAGCCTGGACCGTTACATCGCCGTGGTGCACCCGCTGCGAGCAGCCACCTACCGCCGCCCACGGGTGGCCAAGATGGTCAACGGGGGTGTGTGGCTGCTCTCCTTGCTGGTGGCCTCGCCCATCCCCATCTTCGCTGGCACGGCGACCACCCGTGACGGCCAGGCAGTGGCCTGCAATCTCCTGTGGCCGAGCCCGGCCTGGTCAGCCGCTTTCGTGGTCTACACCACCCTACTGGGCTTCCTGCTGCCGGTGCTGGCCATGGGGCTGTGCTACCTGCTGATCGTGGGCAAGATGCGGGCGGTAGCGCAGCGGgtgggctggcagcagcggcGACGCTCCGAGGGCAAGCTGACGCGCCTGGTGCTGATGGTGGTGGCCATGTTTGTGGTCTGCTGGATGCCCTTCTATGTGGTGCAGCTGGTgaacctgctgctgcccggccGCCTGGATGCCACGGTCAACAACGCCTCCCTCATCCTCAGCTACTCCAACAGCTGCGCCAACCCCATCCTCTACGGCTTCCTCTCCGAAAACTTCCGGCACTCCTTCCACGGCGTGCTGCGCCGCTGTCTCGAtgccagcctctgctgctgccatgccGAGGCGGGGGCcaccgaggaggaggaggaggaagaagagccCCTTGACTACTGCGCCGTGCCCCGGGGTGATGACAAGGGCAAGGGCTGCATGTGCCCgccgctgccctgccagcaggagcCCGCACACCCCGAGCCCTGCTGCAAGCCCGGCACCCTCCTGGCCAAGACCACCACCTTCTAGGGTGCCCTGCACCCAGCCTCCATCATCCTGGCAAAGGGGATCTCAGACAGAGAGGGGGCAAACCCCTGAAGCGCTGCCCCCATGCCTGTGCACCTGGGTGGGAGGATGCTGGAGGGCAGCCGGTGCTTGGCTTTGCTCCGCAGGGTTTGTGCTGGCAGTGGCACCGGTTCCGCAGCCCAGATGCTGGCACCTCCCCTGGGACACTCGTGGCCTCTccatccctgctgtgctgcagctccctgcccctgtAGGGATGCGGTGAGCAAGGGCCACTGGAAATGCTGCATCCGAACTCTGCGATGGGGGACAACGCTTTGAGTTCTCCCACTGGTCTAGGGAGAAGACATGGCCCTCTGTGAAACAGAGGAGAGACCCCAAGCTCTTCCCATCCCCCGGCAGGCAGTGGGGACAGCCGCATGGCGAGGATGTACACAGCCAGGCCGCCTCCCCTTCGGGAAAAGcagggggctgctctgcagaaggactTTGCTGATGACTTTGCTCCCACCCCTGCTTTTCAAGGCACTGGGCTGGGACGTCCCCCCGGTGCTCTGCGCTCTCCAGTCGTGCTGTGCAGcccaatgaaataaaaagccatAACACTGGCCCGTCATACAGCTAACAGCCTCGGCTGAGTCATCATTGCCATCGCCCTCGCCACCAAGGAGCCTCCGCTGTGGCCCCTTGACACCAGGCGAGTAATCGGGCTAATTGCCAGGTCCTGCCTCGGGGGGGCTGCGGTAGGGCAGAGTTAGGCATGATCCCTgtgcccaggctgcagggacaTTTGGTGCCCATGGGGGACACAAGGCTGCTGTCACGGCAAGGATGCGCCCGTCCCATATGCCTGGGCTCACCGTTGCCACAGGGGACCAAGCTGGCGAGCTGCTGCATTCCTCACGGGGCAGAAAGTGGGCTCGAGGATCGGAGGTCATGGCAAGAAGAGCCACCTGCCAAATAtaacagcagcttcagcagaagCTTTAGCAGGTGCCAAGGAGCCCTGAGCTTCCCTTCATAACGATAAACTTCAGGTCCcataaacagaaaatcttccCCCCCTAAAAATTCCCCAGGAAAAGGACTTTGTTAATGCAGGACCTAAATAGCATTTTCTACAAGAAAGCCTGGGAGACCCAAGCCCTGCTTGCTCTGTTTCCTGCAGACAAGCATTGCCCTCAAGGGCATCTTGAGCACATAGCCATAGGAACTGAAGACCAGCGCTGGAGCTGCACCAACTGCGCTGCACCGAGGTAGCATTAAATTAGCCATTTCcagcttatttgtttttaaccttgTCCTTTAAATGTTATTCTTGTTTTCTACTATTTATGGTTCATTCTATTTTAATCCTGCTGGTGAAACAACCAGGAGGGCGTGCTTTCATCCCGAGTCCCTGCTAAGAGCCCACAGCTCCTTTTTAGCTTTGTTGGAGCCTGTGGCCCCTGGAAAGGCTGCGAGACGTCGGCTGCCAggaggggaaggctggggaaggggagaaagaacaGCTCATTCCCAGATTTCTATAAACCAGATGGTAAAAGCTTTATTGGTCTACACACAAAATCACAACGTGATTGTGTATTGCGTAGGGTAcatttccaataaataaatatttacacacatGCTGGGTCTATAAAACAGTGGGG encodes the following:
- the LOC118157156 gene encoding somatostatin receptor type 4-like, with amino-acid sequence MSVDAEQLPLWDASEVPPNTSTASAEAGRLQGPSAWGGRAGEIAGMVVIQCIYALVCLLGLLGNSLVIFVILRYAKMKTATNIYLLNLAIADELFMLSIPFVATSAALHHWPFGRALCRTVLGVDGLNMFTSVFCLTVLSLDRYIAVVHPLRAATYRRPRVAKMVNGGVWLLSLLVASPIPIFAGTATTRDGQAVACNLLWPSPAWSAAFVVYTTLLGFLLPVLAMGLCYLLIVGKMRAVAQRVGWQQRRRSEGKLTRLVLMVVAMFVVCWMPFYVVQLVNLLLPGRLDATVNNASLILSYSNSCANPILYGFLSENFRHSFHGVLRRCLDASLCCCHAEAGATEEEEEEEEPLDYCAVPRGDDKGKGCMCPPLPCQQEPAHPEPCCKPGTLLAKTTTF